The Tardiphaga alba genome includes a window with the following:
- a CDS encoding ABC transporter substrate-binding protein: MTTNIKTGSRRLFLGRVLLAAVLSLFAIHPAAAQSKVTIAIGGGACLCYLPTVLAKQLGEYEKAGLAVELVDLKGGSDALKAVLGGSADVVSGYFDHCVNLAAKKQELQSFVVYDRYPGLVLVVSPKQTGKITSIKDLAGKKVGVSAPGSSTDFFLKYQLKKNGLDPQGTAVIGIGLGATAVAAMQQGQIDAAVMLDPAVTVLQGSHKDLTILSDTRTQKDTLDVFGGEYPGGALYTTTAWIKGHDKEVQALTTAIMNTLKWIHTHSPEEIMAKMPETMVGKDKELYLAALKNTIPMYSETGLMDPKGAAAVLAVFSEGSPEVAKANIDVSKTYTNKYVEQYNKTGTNAK; encoded by the coding sequence ATGACAACAAACATCAAAACCGGATCGCGCCGTTTATTCCTGGGACGTGTCCTGCTCGCCGCTGTCCTGTCGCTGTTCGCCATCCATCCCGCTGCAGCGCAGAGCAAGGTGACCATCGCCATCGGTGGCGGTGCGTGCCTGTGCTATCTGCCCACCGTCCTTGCCAAGCAGCTCGGCGAATATGAGAAGGCCGGGCTCGCTGTCGAGCTGGTCGATCTCAAGGGCGGCTCCGATGCGCTGAAGGCGGTGCTCGGCGGCAGCGCCGATGTCGTGTCCGGCTATTTCGATCACTGCGTCAATCTCGCAGCGAAGAAGCAGGAGTTGCAGAGCTTTGTGGTCTATGACCGCTATCCCGGCCTCGTGCTGGTGGTGTCGCCCAAACAAACGGGCAAGATTACCTCGATCAAGGATCTCGCCGGCAAGAAAGTCGGCGTCAGCGCGCCGGGGTCATCGACGGACTTCTTCCTGAAATATCAGCTCAAGAAAAACGGCCTCGATCCCCAGGGCACCGCAGTGATCGGCATCGGCCTTGGCGCCACCGCGGTGGCAGCGATGCAGCAGGGCCAGATCGACGCCGCCGTGATGCTCGATCCCGCCGTCACCGTGCTGCAGGGCAGTCACAAAGACCTCACGATTCTCAGCGATACCCGCACCCAGAAGGACACGCTGGATGTGTTCGGCGGCGAATATCCCGGTGGGGCGCTCTATACGACGACGGCCTGGATCAAGGGCCACGACAAGGAAGTGCAGGCGCTCACCACGGCGATCATGAACACGCTGAAATGGATCCACACCCATTCGCCGGAAGAGATCATGGCGAAGATGCCAGAGACCATGGTCGGCAAGGACAAGGAGCTGTATCTCGCAGCGCTCAAGAACACGATCCCGATGTATTCGGAAACCGGCCTGATGGATCCGAAAGGTGCGGCGGCGGTGCTGGCAGTCTTCAGCGAGGGCTCGCCCGAGGTGGCGAAGGCCAATATCGATGTGAGCAAGACCTACACGAACAAATATGTCGAGCAGTACAACAAGACGGGGACGAATGCGAAGTAA
- a CDS encoding NUDIX hydrolase, which produces MTAPAIHRVARLDLTRTDWRWPFADERRADIDAYFAEQRAGKPQMFNGRVLLARHPLFTGEGLSSDYFETDFASFLAWRDWGFPDRDVFNGFGMGALRSADGAFVLGEMGAHTANAGRIYFASGTPDLSDLRDGVVDVAGSVIREVEEELGLTEADYLIADDWCCVVTDHALAMMRVLTSDLSGEALREKLKANLAAQAEPELSDIHLVRSPADFTATMPVFVTAFLQAQFAAM; this is translated from the coding sequence ATGACGGCTCCCGCCATTCACCGCGTTGCCCGGCTCGACCTCACTCGCACCGACTGGCGCTGGCCGTTCGCCGATGAACGGCGCGCCGATATCGATGCGTATTTCGCGGAACAACGCGCCGGGAAGCCGCAGATGTTCAACGGTCGCGTATTGCTCGCGCGCCATCCGCTGTTCACGGGCGAGGGGCTTTCCAGCGACTATTTCGAAACGGATTTTGCCAGCTTTCTCGCCTGGCGCGATTGGGGCTTTCCCGATCGTGACGTGTTCAACGGTTTCGGCATGGGCGCGCTCCGCAGTGCCGATGGTGCGTTCGTGCTCGGCGAGATGGGCGCGCATACGGCCAATGCCGGGCGCATCTATTTCGCATCGGGCACGCCCGATCTCAGCGATCTGCGCGACGGTGTCGTCGATGTCGCCGGCAGCGTGATCCGCGAGGTCGAGGAAGAGCTGGGCTTGACCGAGGCGGACTATCTCATTGCTGACGATTGGTGCTGCGTAGTCACCGATCATGCGCTGGCGATGATGCGGGTGCTGACATCCGATCTGTCAGGCGAAGCGCTGCGCGAAAAACTCAAGGCCAATCTCGCTGCGCAGGCCGAGCCGGAATTGAGCGATATTCATCTCGTGCGCAGTCCGGCCGATTTCACCGCCACCATGCCGGTTTTCGTCACGGCATTTCTGCAAGCGCAATTCGCTGCCATGTAG
- a CDS encoding polyphosphate kinase 2 family protein: protein MSVKSAKATLKSYVDPYRIDGSKPFRLKDHDTDASGGLHKDTGKRMIEVNARRLQELQEKLYAQDRWSLLLIFQGMDAAGKDSAIEAVFDGINPQGCEVHSFKQPSSNELDHDFMWRHTVALPQRGRIGIFNRSYYEECLVVRVHPNILAKQKIPQELVGKHIWKERFEDITAFEKYLARNGTVVLKFFLNVSKDEQRERFLSRLDEPSKNWKFSMADISERAMWDQYQEAYQDMIGHTATEHAPWHVVPADRKWFARVVIGSAIVHALEKLDLKFPTVDGDDLKEFKMVREALEKEGGPVVKKAPSRVRAKKAAKA, encoded by the coding sequence ATGTCCGTCAAATCCGCCAAAGCCACCCTGAAGTCCTATGTCGATCCCTATCGCATCGACGGGTCGAAGCCCTTTCGTCTGAAGGATCACGACACCGATGCGTCGGGTGGTCTCCACAAGGATACCGGCAAGCGCATGATCGAAGTCAATGCTCGCCGGTTGCAGGAGCTGCAGGAGAAGCTCTATGCGCAGGACCGGTGGTCGCTGCTGCTGATCTTCCAGGGCATGGATGCCGCCGGCAAGGACAGCGCCATCGAGGCCGTGTTTGACGGCATCAATCCGCAAGGCTGCGAGGTGCATTCGTTCAAGCAGCCGTCGTCGAACGAACTCGATCACGATTTCATGTGGCGCCACACCGTGGCGCTGCCACAGCGCGGGCGGATCGGTATTTTCAATCGGTCCTATTACGAGGAATGCCTCGTGGTGCGCGTGCATCCAAATATCCTTGCCAAGCAAAAGATCCCGCAGGAGCTGGTCGGCAAGCATATCTGGAAGGAGCGTTTCGAGGACATCACGGCCTTCGAGAAATATCTCGCACGCAACGGCACCGTGGTGCTCAAATTCTTCCTCAACGTTTCCAAGGACGAACAGCGCGAGCGTTTCCTGTCGCGTCTCGACGAGCCTTCGAAGAACTGGAAGTTCTCCATGGCCGACATTTCCGAGCGCGCCATGTGGGATCAGTATCAGGAGGCCTATCAGGACATGATCGGCCACACGGCGACGGAGCATGCGCCCTGGCATGTGGTGCCGGCGGATCGCAAATGGTTCGCGCGCGTGGTGATCGGCTCGGCCATCGTGCATGCGCTGGAAAAGCTCGACCTGAAATTCCCCACGGTAGACGGCGACGACCTCAAGGAATTCAAGATGGTCCGCGAAGCCCTGGAGAAAGAGGGCGGCCCCGTCGTGAAGAAAGCCCCGTCCCGCGTGCGGGCGAAGAAGGCAGCGAAGGCGTAG